One Spinacia oleracea cultivar Varoflay chromosome 4, BTI_SOV_V1, whole genome shotgun sequence DNA segment encodes these proteins:
- the LOC110799087 gene encoding guanosine nucleotide diphosphate dissociation inhibitor At5g09550 yields the protein MANGVLVRVLIHTDVTKYLYFKEVDGSFVFNKGKVHKVPATVMEALKSPLMGLFSSQSARLNHILSNLGMQLNRPG from the exons ATGGCAAATGGTGTCCTCGTCCGGGTTCTCATACATACAGATGTCACGAAATATCTCTACTTCAAAGAAGTTGATGGTAGTTTCGTTTTTAACAAGGGAAAG GTTCACAAAGTGCCTGCTACTGTCATGGAGGCCCTGAAATCTCCATTGATGGGATTGTTCAGTTCACAAAGTGCCCGACTAAACCATATACTCTCTAATCTGGGTATGCAGCTTAATCGGCCTGGTTAA